The following are encoded in a window of Methanomassiliicoccales archaeon genomic DNA:
- a CDS encoding zinc-binding dehydrogenase — translation MVKAMVLTKAGGPENLKMMDFPVPKAAPGDIVADVKLCGVCGTDTHIIYGRLPVPLPHILGHEWFGTVRQLGKGVKVDYTGKPLEEGDYIATCLAKCGECWFCHNTPGRESLCMNMDVVGISTHTANDPPHLWGGFAEMVYIPKHMPVFKFPPGLTEKEMVLVEPMAVATRTFKRAQAGGTDCAHAGEGVDPSQTVVIQGLGPIGQCHTVVNNVYGMTNIIGIDIVPSRLEQAKKMGATEVINMKEYATTEDRVERIMELTNGIGADVVIEATGVPAAFSEALKLVRRGGTVVEMGHFTNTGETSVNPHVDFCNKEVNVFGSWGYSRFEYRTAMAVMSKAKKMGIPFGEICAEIAPLEDLPNQVIRQEKKLSPGKIAVRP, via the coding sequence ATGGTAAAAGCCATGGTTTTAACAAAGGCGGGAGGCCCCGAGAATCTTAAAATGATGGACTTCCCAGTTCCTAAAGCAGCACCAGGTGATATCGTTGCAGATGTGAAACTCTGTGGAGTCTGCGGAACAGACACCCACATTATCTACGGAAGACTACCTGTACCACTGCCACACATACTTGGACATGAGTGGTTCGGAACAGTTCGCCAACTCGGTAAAGGCGTAAAAGTCGATTACACGGGGAAACCGCTTGAGGAGGGGGACTACATCGCTACATGCCTTGCAAAGTGCGGCGAGTGCTGGTTCTGCCACAACACGCCAGGTCGTGAGAGCCTGTGCATGAACATGGATGTTGTAGGGATCAGTACGCATACGGCGAACGATCCACCACACTTGTGGGGTGGATTTGCCGAGATGGTTTACATCCCGAAGCATATGCCAGTTTTCAAATTCCCACCAGGTTTGACCGAGAAGGAAATGGTACTCGTAGAACCAATGGCTGTGGCAACAAGGACATTCAAGAGAGCGCAGGCAGGTGGAACGGATTGCGCCCACGCTGGCGAAGGCGTCGATCCATCGCAAACAGTCGTGATCCAGGGTCTTGGCCCAATCGGTCAATGTCACACTGTCGTCAACAACGTGTATGGAATGACAAACATTATTGGTATTGACATTGTACCAAGCAGACTGGAGCAGGCAAAGAAGATGGGTGCGACCGAAGTCATCAACATGAAAGAATACGCAACAACCGAAGATCGTGTAGAAAGGATCATGGAACTGACCAACGGCATCGGTGCAGATGTCGTAATTGAGGCGACTGGTGTCCCGGCAGCATTTTCTGAAGCTTTAAAACTCGTAAGACGCGGAGGGACTGTCGTCGAGATGGGTCATTTCACAAACACTGGTGAGACCTCGGTAAACCCACATGTAGATTTCTGCAACAAGGAAGTAAATGTATTCGGAAGCTGGGGATACTCAAGATTTGAATACAGGACTGCGATGGCCGTAATGTCCAAGGCTAAGAAGATGGGAATTCCATTTGGAGAGATTTGTGCAGAAATAGCTCCGCTCGAAGACCTGCCGAACCAGGTCATAAGACAGGAGAAGAAACTCTCACCTGGAAAGATTGCGGTGAGACCTTAA
- a CDS encoding (Fe-S)-binding protein → MVDASNLEKYRDALEYCIRCGFCKANCPSFGEIGWDSATARGRMTFIKAVLDGDIEISEEAAKRLFTCTTCGDCEKRCPPGVKTGEIIEAAREEFAKRGFVPEKHKKLLERMRAEHNPYGEKNAEKNKFRKSSENADTLYFMGCTAAFRSPDTVIATMDILDAAQIDYRVLGEDEWCCGSVLRRTGFIEEAEKLKEHNIKMFKEHGVKTIVTSCAGCYRTLKKEYHMDGIEVLHITEFVDRLLAEGRLKVKKSRETITYHDPCHLGKHMGVYEAPRRVLRRMATLIEMEHSGENSLCCGAGGGVKAAFGEVAKGIGAKRMKEAEDTGAKLVVTPCPFCKTNLSDASCNLPVVDFAVYVASKIVKKEKKKTECN, encoded by the coding sequence ATGGTTGACGCTTCAAATCTGGAGAAATACAGAGATGCGCTGGAATACTGCATCCGATGCGGATTTTGCAAGGCAAATTGTCCTTCGTTCGGAGAAATTGGGTGGGATTCTGCAACTGCTAGAGGAAGGATGACTTTCATTAAAGCGGTACTCGATGGGGACATTGAGATCAGTGAAGAGGCAGCAAAACGCCTCTTCACGTGTACTACCTGTGGCGATTGTGAAAAGCGTTGCCCACCAGGGGTTAAAACAGGAGAGATAATTGAAGCAGCCAGAGAAGAATTCGCAAAGCGTGGATTCGTGCCAGAAAAGCACAAAAAGCTCCTTGAAAGGATGCGTGCTGAGCATAATCCATATGGGGAAAAAAATGCTGAGAAGAACAAGTTTAGGAAGTCCAGTGAGAACGCAGATACCCTTTATTTCATGGGTTGCACCGCGGCGTTCAGAAGCCCTGATACTGTCATAGCCACAATGGATATATTGGATGCGGCACAAATCGACTACAGAGTACTTGGAGAAGATGAATGGTGCTGCGGGTCTGTGCTCAGAAGGACTGGGTTTATCGAAGAAGCTGAAAAGCTAAAGGAACACAATATCAAGATGTTCAAAGAACATGGCGTGAAAACCATCGTTACGTCTTGTGCTGGCTGCTACAGGACATTGAAGAAAGAGTACCATATGGACGGAATCGAAGTTTTGCACATTACTGAGTTTGTGGATAGATTGTTAGCAGAAGGAAGGTTGAAGGTTAAGAAGAGCCGAGAAACGATCACTTACCACGATCCCTGCCATTTGGGAAAACACATGGGCGTGTATGAAGCGCCCAGGAGAGTCCTAAGAAGAATGGCAACCCTCATTGAAATGGAGCACAGTGGAGAAAACTCCCTCTGCTGCGGTGCCGGCGGCGGGGTAAAAGCTGCATTCGGAGAAGTGGCAAAGGGCATCGGGGCAAAGCGAATGAAGGAAGCAGAAGACACTGGGGCAAAGCTGGTTGTCACACCATGCCCCTTCTGTAAAACTAATCTCAGTGATGCATCATGCAATTTGCCCGTTGTAGATTTTGCCGTGTACGTCGCTTCAAAGATCGTAAAGAAAGAAAAGAAGAAAACGGAATGTAATTAA
- a CDS encoding FAD-binding oxidoreductase, translated as MDGKIIEELVAVVGKENASTNPVDLICYSVDCYAIKERKMPDIVVRPVSIAEIQEIMKIADRYVIPIVPRGGGSCLTGGCVPTRGGIVVDLQRMNKILEVRKEDLSATVEAGVVYSQLNAYLKKYGLFFPPDPASGEICTIGGMVAANASGMRAVKYGVTADYIIGMKVVLPDGRLLKIGGSARKTASGYDLIHLFNRSEGTLGIIAEVTLKLRPLPNFVMSAVAEFDDPEDAGRVVARTIASGVIPAAIEILDSIALDVMREEAHLPLPKVGAMLFLEFHGDDKAEVTKTFNRFRKIALEERCKEIKIATDPEEMEKLWAARKRLFATLTRLKPSPIATDIVVPLSQIPVAIKKIREISEKYDIKITTYGHAGDGNVHSLLLADLRVPGESERAHKAHDEINRMALALGGTITGEHGIGLEKKSLIAEEHSDVGVEIMRRIKKAIDPKGIMNPDKIFEV; from the coding sequence TTGGACGGAAAAATAATTGAGGAGCTTGTAGCGGTCGTTGGTAAGGAAAATGCTTCAACGAATCCTGTTGATCTGATATGCTACTCTGTCGATTGTTATGCTATAAAAGAAAGAAAGATGCCAGATATCGTTGTTAGACCTGTTTCCATTGCGGAGATACAGGAAATTATGAAGATAGCAGATCGCTATGTGATACCCATCGTCCCGAGAGGTGGCGGTTCGTGCTTGACTGGAGGATGCGTGCCGACTAGAGGAGGCATTGTTGTAGACCTGCAGAGAATGAACAAAATTCTTGAGGTAAGAAAAGAAGATCTCTCGGCAACGGTGGAAGCTGGTGTTGTTTATTCACAACTTAACGCCTACTTAAAAAAATATGGTCTTTTTTTCCCCCCAGATCCAGCAAGCGGAGAAATATGCACAATTGGCGGGATGGTTGCCGCAAACGCTTCGGGCATGAGGGCTGTTAAATATGGAGTCACTGCAGATTATATAATAGGAATGAAGGTCGTCTTACCAGATGGTAGGTTATTGAAGATCGGTGGCTCCGCAAGAAAGACCGCATCGGGATACGATCTCATCCACTTGTTCAACAGATCTGAGGGTACTTTAGGTATAATTGCAGAAGTAACGTTGAAACTCCGGCCCCTACCGAATTTTGTGATGAGTGCAGTAGCAGAGTTTGATGATCCTGAAGACGCAGGACGCGTTGTTGCTCGAACTATTGCATCGGGAGTGATTCCTGCTGCTATCGAAATTCTTGATTCAATTGCACTTGACGTCATGCGCGAAGAAGCACATCTTCCCCTTCCAAAAGTTGGGGCCATGCTTTTCCTCGAATTCCATGGCGACGATAAAGCTGAAGTCACGAAGACCTTCAATCGCTTTAGGAAAATTGCACTGGAAGAGCGATGCAAGGAGATAAAAATAGCAACAGATCCAGAAGAAATGGAGAAGCTATGGGCGGCAAGAAAACGCTTGTTCGCCACGTTGACGCGACTTAAGCCATCGCCAATTGCAACTGATATTGTGGTTCCCTTATCACAGATACCTGTTGCAATTAAGAAGATAAGAGAAATTTCGGAGAAATATGACATCAAAATCACGACTTATGGACACGCAGGCGACGGCAATGTCCACTCATTGTTGCTTGCAGATTTGAGAGTTCCAGGCGAGTCCGAAAGAGCTCATAAAGCGCACGATGAGATCAACAGAATGGCTCTTGCCCTTGGTGGAACGATTACTGGAGAACATGGTATAGGTCTTGAGAAGAAGTCCCTCATTGCAGAAGAACATAGCGATGTTGGTGTAGAAATCATGAGACGAATAAAAAAGGCGATCGATCCCAAAGGGATCATGAATCCAGACAAGATTTTCGAGGTGTAA
- a CDS encoding glycerol dehydrogenase translates to MLKTRVKVMAAPNRYIIGPGAVKELGRRKILLGKRAFVLGGTRSIESVEKEMKEDFQEHGLEIVHVEKGVRYCTAKEINRLAEMARAKDADFVVGVGGGSIMDLAKAVASKEYGIGKPIALINTIPSTDAPCSALSVQYDEKHVVEKVLFYYRSPDLVIVPTDKTVQAPAKWLVAGMGDALATRFEAEACAESRSGNALIDGGLPPFTATRLAQLCYETLINYGYQAKLANEAKAVTEAYENVAQANTLLSGLGFESGGLGAAHAIHDGLTAAPGRMKAPKPEHGDLVAIGTIAQLIMENRPKALIEEVINFCLTVGLPVTLEEIGATFDDLPHCMAITTNPNHPYAHNEPFPMTPERCIDALKAVDALGRAYRDKFMRR, encoded by the coding sequence ATGTTGAAAACCCGAGTTAAAGTAATGGCCGCTCCAAACCGATATATCATCGGTCCCGGAGCAGTTAAGGAACTTGGTAGGCGCAAGATATTGCTGGGAAAAAGAGCATTCGTCCTTGGTGGTACCCGTTCGATCGAAAGCGTGGAAAAGGAGATGAAGGAGGACTTCCAGGAGCACGGTCTCGAAATCGTGCACGTGGAAAAGGGCGTCCGCTACTGCACAGCAAAGGAGATAAACAGGCTTGCTGAGATGGCAAGAGCCAAGGACGCTGACTTCGTAGTTGGTGTCGGTGGCGGTTCGATCATGGATCTTGCAAAAGCTGTCGCAAGCAAGGAGTACGGTATCGGCAAGCCTATTGCATTGATCAATACCATTCCATCAACGGATGCTCCGTGCAGTGCCCTGTCCGTGCAGTACGATGAGAAACATGTAGTTGAAAAGGTGTTGTTCTACTATAGAAGCCCCGATCTCGTCATAGTACCAACAGATAAGACTGTCCAAGCGCCAGCGAAATGGTTGGTTGCTGGGATGGGTGACGCTTTGGCTACAAGGTTTGAAGCCGAAGCTTGCGCTGAATCGAGATCAGGTAACGCACTCATTGATGGTGGGTTGCCTCCATTTACTGCAACACGGCTTGCACAACTCTGCTACGAGACATTGATCAACTACGGATACCAGGCGAAACTCGCCAATGAGGCAAAGGCTGTTACAGAAGCATATGAAAATGTAGCGCAGGCAAACACGCTATTGAGTGGACTTGGATTTGAGAGCGGTGGTCTTGGTGCAGCGCACGCGATTCATGACGGTTTGACTGCAGCACCTGGAAGAATGAAGGCACCAAAACCAGAGCACGGTGACCTCGTGGCTATTGGTACAATAGCACAGTTGATCATGGAAAACAGGCCAAAGGCATTGATCGAAGAAGTCATAAACTTCTGCCTCACAGTTGGCCTGCCTGTGACACTTGAAGAGATTGGTGCAACATTTGATGATCTGCCGCACTGCATGGCAATTACAACCAACCCGAACCATCCGTATGCTCACAATGAGCCGTTCCCGATGACGCCTGAGAGATGCATCGATGCGCTCAAGGCGGTTGACGCTCTTGGCAGGGCATACCGCGACAAGTTCATGCGCAGATAA